AAACATTACAAGGTGTGAAAATTAATGTTCAAAGTTTAAACTAACAGAATTGATATGTTGATCGCGTAATGTACTTACTGATCCAAGACCCACTTCAGCAGGATTAGCATTATTTGTTTCGAATTGAGATTTCAAGTAGAATGCAACGTCTTTGCAAGATTTAAAGTGTTCATCCGACGGACTGATGGCATCAAGAAAGCAAAAATATATCAAAGATACATAGTTACATACATATACAGAGGGGTGTATGGATGTGTATATTGAAGCTGATTATGTGATATGACAAATGCTATTTGGCAACTCTCTTTATTATTCGAGCGTTGTTAAAGATACACCACCCAAAAGTGTACACCAGGTCAACTGTCACGTCATACGGGCCATATGGGTCATTAAATGGTCACAGCAAGCATCTTTTATTAGTCAACATCATACCGTCCGTACGACAAGCATATGGTCCGTATGGCAACTCATTGCCCCTATCGTACGGCCCATGACGGTTGTCTGGATAACGTGTGAGTGGTGCATTATTATTATTTCAGATAACACAATTAGCATTTATATACATCCACACACCCAATTCATTCAACTTCAAAACATAATTCACAACTAAATAACAATAAATCACCAACAAAAGTCAATCGAAAAACTACCTGACGAATCTCCGGCAATAAAGTGACGGCTGTCGAACCCGAGGGCGTAACGACAGCAACACCTTCCACCCAACCGGCAACGCTTTCACAAACAGCGCAGCATCGACATACTTCCTCCGCCTCCTAGTACTCCCCCACCGGCCGTCCAAACCGTTCAAAAACCCTAGAAACTCATCCTCCCTCGCCATCCCCTCAGTCATCCTATTCAATCTAGCTTCAAACACACCATCAGCCTCACACACCAAATATTTCAAATCAATCATCTCTCCATTCACATCAACAAAATCTAAACCCTTATATTCACTCTCATTCTCCActttcctcttcctcttcctcttcttcactCCGCTAGGGTTttcctccaccgccaccaccggAACCGCCGTGCCTCTGCTATCGTACGCCGGAGCAGCCGATGCTCTGCTACCGTGCGCCGGAACCGCTGTGCCTCTGCTATCGTACGCCTCTCCGTCCGTAACTAATCTCCGTAACGAATTCAAAATCAACTTGTTCTCCCTCACCTGTACGTCAGCGTCGCCGTCGCTGACGTCATCGGGAACGCGACGGCGATATCCACGGCGGTAGGAGAAGGCGTAAATTCTCCTCGGAGTGGTGTTAACGGCGGCGGTTGAGCCGGTATACCGGGAATCGGAGTCGACTTTCTTTACGACGTCGTTTCCTTCGTCAGGACCGT
This is a stretch of genomic DNA from Helianthus annuus cultivar XRQ/B chromosome 16, HanXRQr2.0-SUNRISE, whole genome shotgun sequence. It encodes these proteins:
- the LOC110916973 gene encoding uncharacterized protein LOC110916973 produces the protein MPIQNTHQPSLDGNGNGSNPALNFNSCVSRDMKKFSQWELYALSRSSSDGPDEGNDVVKKVDSDSRYTGSTAAVNTTPRRIYAFSYRRGYRRRVPDDVSDGDADVQVRENKLILNSLRRLVTDGEAYDSRGTAVPAHGSRASAAPAYDSRGTAVPVVAVEENPSGVKKRKRKRKVENESEYKGLDFVDVNGEMIDLKYLVCEADGVFEARLNRMTEGMAREDEFLGFLNGLDGRWGSTRRRRKYVDAALFVKALPVGWKVLLSLRPRVRQPSLYCRRFVSPSDEHFKSCKDVAFYLKSQFETNNANPAEVGLGSGALVHISSHPASKINLLESNSLHKVPTHNLIKCNICRDSFTSIDELESHMQNYHMINSQRLDMDALTRKRSVPHGLLLIREPKYPPSIIQNSVTQKTAVENKDAVTRRNELNNIPLNGEGTSNERKNSSEGKGNFKTRCVFCHVEFIHEPVDAETLASSSGFICSKCRDDTSGSLESGLSMWTQRVDN